Proteins from one Faecalibacterium sp. I3-3-33 genomic window:
- a CDS encoding cation:proton antiporter, with protein sequence MEQMLICLSLALIAGLLMSRAAKAVRLPAVTAYLLTGLLLGPFFLGRLGLSRFGFGFASLAAVEGYGIITQVALGFIAFVIGNEFRLSALKHMGRRAVTVGIAQAVITTALVDVALVALHFARPDVISLASAITLGSIAAATAPAATLMVVKQYKADGPLTKLLLMVVAIDDAVGLVLFSASYGVANALEQGRIDPVSVVLEPLLEIALSLALGAAAGYLLNLLEVYFHSRSKRMSLSVAFVLLTVGLSMTKFEINGTRCGFSLLLVCMMTGTVFCNVCPTSDELMDRLDRWVSPINILFFVLSGAELDLTILTNPMVLLIGVVYIVARSAGKISGSYLSCRATGCSPAIQKYLGITLLPQAGVALGMAATAAELSDGHMVRNVVLFSVLVYELVGPTLTKISLTAAGEIRPEGRTSARVENQPEAPVELS encoded by the coding sequence ATGGAACAAATGTTGATCTGTCTGTCCCTTGCCCTGATCGCCGGTCTGCTCATGTCACGCGCTGCTAAGGCCGTGCGTCTGCCCGCCGTCACCGCTTACCTGCTCACCGGTCTGCTGCTGGGGCCCTTCTTTCTGGGTCGGCTGGGGCTGAGCCGTTTCGGCTTCGGCTTTGCCAGCCTTGCCGCCGTGGAGGGCTACGGTATTATCACACAGGTGGCGCTGGGCTTCATTGCCTTCGTCATTGGCAACGAGTTCCGGCTCAGCGCCCTGAAGCACATGGGTCGCCGCGCCGTGACTGTGGGCATTGCACAGGCGGTGATCACCACCGCGCTGGTGGATGTCGCCCTTGTTGCCCTGCACTTTGCCCGTCCGGACGTCATCTCGCTGGCTTCTGCCATCACGCTGGGCTCTATCGCCGCCGCTACCGCACCCGCCGCTACCCTGATGGTGGTCAAGCAGTACAAGGCCGACGGCCCTTTGACCAAGCTTCTGCTGATGGTGGTCGCCATTGACGATGCTGTGGGTCTGGTGCTGTTCTCGGCCTCCTACGGCGTGGCAAACGCGCTGGAGCAGGGACGCATCGACCCCGTAAGCGTGGTGCTGGAGCCGCTGCTGGAGATCGCGCTCTCGCTGGCGCTGGGCGCTGCCGCCGGTTACCTGCTGAACCTGCTGGAGGTCTACTTCCACTCCCGTTCCAAGCGCATGAGCCTGTCGGTGGCCTTTGTGCTGCTGACGGTGGGCCTGTCCATGACCAAGTTCGAGATCAATGGCACCCGCTGCGGCTTCTCGCTGCTGCTGGTGTGCATGATGACCGGCACCGTGTTCTGCAACGTCTGCCCCACCTCGGATGAGCTGATGGACCGTCTGGACCGCTGGGTGTCCCCCATCAACATCCTGTTCTTCGTGCTGTCCGGCGCAGAGCTGGATCTGACCATCCTCACCAACCCCATGGTGCTGCTCATCGGCGTGGTGTACATTGTGGCGCGCTCTGCCGGTAAGATCAGCGGTTCTTACCTGAGCTGCCGCGCCACTGGCTGCAGCCCCGCCATCCAGAAGTATCTGGGCATCACCCTGTTGCCGCAGGCCGGCGTGGCACTGGGCATGGCTGCTACCGCCGCCGAGCTGTCGGACGGCCACATGGTGCGCAACGTGGTGCTGTTCTCGGTTCTGGTGTACGAGCTGGTAGGCCCCACCCTGACCAAGATCTCGCTGACCGCTGCCGGAGAGATCCGCCCCGAGGGACGCACCAGCGCCCGCGTGGAGAACCAGCCCGAAGCCCCTGTGGAGCTGAGCTGA
- a CDS encoding histidine kinase dimerization/phospho-acceptor domain-containing protein has translation MEKRRLTSLRSVLLQYLVRTALACLLVAVGWLLALMLWIQNGGPFLPANQAAQACQKAAQDVLPGMTAATFDETQLDSLCRYALFAAPDSSKVLATNMDAGHLQRAIENWQGKTRWHFGYTQYYMTSKLQDGTVCLLQFDYAVPYADPALRGVLPDMQTVHCILGILLLVGAVVWSTHRTGRFLTRETEKLTAAAQAVARKELDSAVFSGAKVREYESTLQALQTMGDALTGSLQKQWAMEQRQREQIIQLSHKLKTPLTIIEGNAELLAEDDGLTAEQKAQVESILQGAEQTRTYLGKIRAEVQTPLRYKRNVEQ, from the coding sequence ATGGAAAAGCGAAGACTGACCTCTCTGCGCAGCGTGCTGCTGCAATATCTGGTGCGCACGGCGCTGGCCTGCCTGCTGGTCGCGGTGGGGTGGCTGCTGGCGCTGATGCTGTGGATCCAGAACGGCGGGCCGTTCCTGCCCGCGAATCAAGCTGCACAGGCCTGTCAGAAAGCCGCACAGGACGTTTTGCCGGGCATGACCGCCGCCACCTTTGACGAGACGCAGCTGGATTCTTTATGCCGCTACGCCCTGTTTGCCGCGCCGGACAGCAGCAAGGTGCTGGCTACCAACATGGATGCCGGGCATTTGCAGCGGGCAATAGAGAACTGGCAGGGGAAAACCCGCTGGCATTTTGGCTACACACAGTATTACATGACGTCGAAATTGCAGGACGGAACGGTTTGTCTGCTGCAATTTGACTATGCCGTGCCCTACGCCGACCCTGCGCTGCGGGGCGTGCTGCCGGATATGCAGACCGTGCACTGTATTCTGGGCATTCTGCTGTTGGTAGGCGCGGTGGTGTGGAGCACCCACAGGACCGGGCGCTTCCTGACCCGGGAGACCGAAAAGCTGACCGCCGCCGCGCAGGCGGTGGCGCGGAAGGAGCTGGACAGCGCGGTATTTTCCGGCGCGAAGGTGCGGGAATACGAGAGCACTTTGCAGGCATTGCAGACCATGGGGGATGCGCTGACCGGCAGCTTACAGAAGCAGTGGGCCATGGAGCAGCGGCAGCGGGAGCAGATCATTCAGCTGTCCCACAAGCTGAAAACGCCGCTGACCATCATCGAGGGCAACGCGGAGCTGCTGGCAGAGGATGACGGCCTGACCGCAGAACAGAAAGCGCAGGTGGAGTCTATTTTGCAGGGCGCAGAGCAGACCCGCACCTATCTTGGGAAGATCCGCGCCGAGGTGCAGACCCCGCTGCGGTATAAACGAAATGTAGAACAATGA
- a CDS encoding TraX family protein: MEKLTKKGLDGTQLKTIALVLMVLDHIHYFFEFTGCIPTVFSMLGRLSAPLFLFCTVEGFAHTHDRKRYFIRIWAIGAAMAALEFFMIYAKAFRRGDGFYPLNAIFQDLMLLCIVWQGIDWLREKKLAKGIAAIAAVLCWPYVVVIFLLLFPGVQEMSIASTVVAFVITSPLPMWSSITDGGWSFLLGGVLLYALRGRRKVQLTAWALTVFLCDFALTFGMACRQEGFVWTQMFTDYYEWFGVAAVVLMLLYNGQRGSGHKQLFYWFYPAHVYLLYGASCLLYNVLR, translated from the coding sequence ATGGAAAAATTGACAAAAAAGGGGCTGGACGGTACCCAGCTCAAGACCATTGCACTGGTGCTGATGGTACTGGACCACATTCATTATTTCTTCGAGTTCACCGGCTGCATCCCGACGGTGTTCAGTATGCTGGGGCGGCTCAGTGCGCCGCTGTTTTTGTTCTGCACGGTGGAGGGCTTTGCCCACACCCATGACCGCAAGCGGTATTTTATCCGCATCTGGGCTATCGGTGCAGCCATGGCAGCGCTGGAATTCTTTATGATCTACGCCAAAGCATTCCGGCGCGGGGATGGCTTCTACCCGCTGAACGCTATTTTTCAGGATCTGATGCTGCTGTGCATCGTCTGGCAGGGCATCGACTGGCTGCGGGAGAAGAAGCTGGCAAAGGGCATTGCTGCCATTGCCGCCGTTTTATGCTGGCCGTATGTGGTAGTGATATTTCTGCTGCTTTTCCCCGGGGTGCAGGAAATGTCCATTGCTTCGACAGTCGTGGCCTTTGTCATCACCAGCCCGCTGCCCATGTGGAGCAGCATTACGGACGGCGGCTGGAGCTTTTTGCTGGGCGGCGTGCTGCTGTATGCCCTGCGTGGACGGCGCAAAGTGCAGCTGACGGCATGGGCGCTGACTGTTTTCCTGTGTGATTTTGCGCTGACCTTTGGGATGGCTTGCCGACAGGAGGGTTTTGTCTGGACGCAGATGTTCACCGACTACTACGAGTGGTTCGGGGTGGCGGCGGTGGTGCTGATGCTGCTGTACAACGGGCAGCGCGGCAGCGGGCACAAGCAGCTGTTCTACTGGTTCTACCCGGCCCATGTGTATCTGCTTTACGGGGCTTCCTGCCTGCTTTATAACGTGTTGAGGTGA
- a CDS encoding alpha/beta fold hydrolase, whose translation MSRFIDFTLPSTVPGRTLHGFRCVPEGQVRAVLQLSHGMVEFIDRYRPLAEYLADRGILVTGHDHLGHGASIRTKEDYGYFAEPDGNRAVLADLHAVTVLTKELYPNLPYFLLGHSMGSFYARQYLCEYGRELNGAIIMGTGFQPKALVKVAKTLCRVLATFHGWHYRSSLVANLSFMGYNKGLEGRTTHDWLNRDQAEVDKYLAEERCTFTFTLNAYYSMFSGILRLHDPAFLARMPKELPLLFLSGDADPVGEQGKGVRRAIQSLKDAGVQNIESIFYPGARHELLVEINKQEVFADIAAWLDKQLAKQ comes from the coding sequence ATGAGCCGGTTCATCGACTTTACCCTTCCCTCCACCGTGCCGGGGCGCACCCTGCACGGCTTTCGCTGCGTCCCGGAGGGTCAGGTGCGGGCGGTGCTGCAGCTGTCCCACGGCATGGTAGAGTTCATCGACCGCTACCGCCCCTTGGCGGAGTATCTGGCTGACCGGGGCATTCTGGTCACCGGGCACGACCATCTGGGGCACGGTGCGTCCATCCGTACCAAGGAGGACTACGGCTACTTTGCCGAGCCGGACGGCAACCGCGCTGTGCTGGCCGACCTGCACGCCGTGACCGTGCTGACCAAGGAGCTGTACCCGAACCTGCCCTACTTTTTGCTGGGGCACAGCATGGGCTCCTTCTACGCCCGGCAGTATCTGTGCGAGTATGGCCGGGAGCTGAACGGTGCCATCATCATGGGCACAGGCTTCCAGCCTAAGGCGCTGGTCAAGGTTGCCAAGACCCTTTGCCGGGTGCTGGCCACTTTCCATGGCTGGCACTACCGCAGCAGCCTTGTGGCCAACCTTTCCTTTATGGGCTACAACAAGGGGCTGGAGGGCCGCACCACCCACGACTGGCTCAACCGCGATCAGGCTGAGGTGGACAAGTATCTGGCCGAGGAGCGCTGTACCTTTACCTTTACGCTGAACGCCTATTACAGTATGTTCAGCGGCATCCTGCGCCTGCACGACCCGGCTTTTCTGGCACGGATGCCCAAGGAGCTGCCGCTGCTTTTCCTCTCCGGCGATGCCGACCCGGTGGGCGAGCAGGGCAAGGGCGTGCGCCGCGCCATCCAGAGCCTGAAGGATGCCGGCGTGCAGAACATTGAAAGCATCTTCTACCCCGGTGCCCGCCACGAGCTGCTGGTGGAAATCAACAAGCAGGAGGTTTTCGCGGACATCGCCGCATGGCTGGACAAACAGCTGGCAAAACAGTAA
- a CDS encoding response regulator, giving the protein MNTHSSGYYSIDKDYNILSYNDTAKQLYPNLQPGVKCYKALMGLDSPCPPCPVALGIQGPKTYLDPIRHIYETVDAVETVQPDGSRGHALVFSTVAEGESLSKSIPTGENSLRLLGAINLLASDYMSVYGVNRETGKISVYRSRFTDAFADIKDNADYTLSFDFLIQKYVHPDERSYVSRHLNYETLLERLSQEASFKFHFRVVTDTVHYYYLLIARNGNADDYRDFVIAVACEDNDVTARKIYENQLHSLLASITHAAGYFHFDLTDDKILKVGGTSALAYKIDADASIDHFIAETAVFIPALKDRNDFINAFCRSSLMKSYEDGQVEVTRVSRCLYDDNITRLSKYVTRLLLNPSNNHLEAILYGEDVTRTQEAYETQVSIVQTLSSNYLNVYLINPREKTLSVIKQEDHDVPDPDKKHSNTYPYDLFLSDYIRQRVYPDDRTMLEESLELGNVMSVLSGQSEYKGNYRINDRDGIHYYQFRFIKNEDSGIIVLGFLNVDDVVESEIRHQKLLKEALDTAERANAEKSNFLSRMSHDMRTPLNGIIGLLEIDKKHENDIGFLKSNREKAFISASHLLSLVNDVLDMSKIEEGGLVLSHEPFDLIRYEKETQMLIDMQAQKNGIDFTVHIAPEIYEHPFVYGSPLHLRRAMMNIYSNCIKYNRENGTIHTEIHALPSHDHTLVCRWTISDTGIGISKEYLEKIFEPFTQENMDARSVYHGTGLGMSIAKALFEQMGGTIEISSTPGIGSTFVITLPFEEAEETDISSEPESERNSIQGIKILLAEDNEINREVAQVLLEEEGAVVTAVSNGREAVKLFSRHPEGTFDVILMDIMMPLMDGYEATRQIRKLDRTDASSIPIIAMTANAFAEDVRHALDCGMNAHLAKPLDVEKMIHTIACYCSRVCISHCKK; this is encoded by the coding sequence ATGAACACACACTCATCCGGATATTACAGCATAGACAAAGACTATAATATCCTAAGCTATAACGACACTGCCAAACAACTGTACCCCAATCTCCAGCCGGGAGTGAAATGCTATAAGGCACTTATGGGGCTTGATTCCCCATGCCCGCCCTGCCCTGTAGCACTGGGGATACAGGGGCCAAAGACCTACCTGGATCCGATCCGTCATATTTATGAGACAGTTGATGCAGTAGAGACGGTACAGCCCGACGGTAGCAGAGGACATGCACTTGTATTCAGCACAGTAGCCGAAGGAGAAAGTCTGTCAAAGTCTATTCCCACAGGTGAGAACTCTCTCCGTCTGCTGGGTGCCATCAACCTGCTTGCTTCTGACTACATGTCTGTTTATGGCGTAAACCGGGAAACCGGGAAAATCTCCGTATATCGTTCCAGATTTACTGATGCTTTTGCGGATATTAAAGATAATGCAGACTATACGCTGTCATTTGATTTTCTCATCCAGAAATATGTTCATCCGGATGAGCGTTCCTATGTGTCCAGACACCTGAATTATGAAACCCTGCTGGAAAGACTTTCTCAGGAAGCCTCTTTCAAATTCCATTTCAGGGTTGTCACAGATACTGTCCATTACTATTATCTGCTCATTGCCAGAAACGGAAACGCCGATGACTATCGGGATTTCGTAATTGCAGTGGCCTGTGAAGACAATGATGTGACAGCACGCAAAATCTATGAAAATCAGCTCCACTCTCTTCTGGCATCCATTACCCATGCTGCCGGCTACTTTCATTTCGACCTTACAGATGATAAGATTCTGAAGGTCGGAGGCACTTCTGCCCTGGCCTATAAGATAGATGCTGACGCTTCCATTGACCATTTTATTGCAGAGACTGCTGTTTTTATACCGGCATTAAAGGACAGAAACGATTTCATCAACGCATTTTGCCGCAGTTCCCTGATGAAAAGCTACGAGGACGGTCAGGTAGAGGTCACCAGAGTTTCCCGCTGTCTCTACGATGACAATATAACCAGGCTTTCCAAATATGTGACAAGACTGCTGCTCAATCCTTCCAATAACCATCTGGAAGCAATCCTCTACGGTGAGGATGTCACCAGAACACAGGAAGCCTATGAGACACAGGTAAGTATTGTCCAGACACTGAGCAGCAACTACCTGAACGTATACCTGATCAACCCCAGAGAAAAAACTCTCTCTGTGATCAAGCAGGAAGACCACGATGTCCCTGATCCGGACAAAAAACACAGCAATACATACCCCTATGATCTTTTCCTCTCAGACTATATCCGGCAGCGTGTATATCCGGATGATCGTACAATGCTGGAAGAATCACTGGAACTGGGTAATGTAATGAGTGTTTTGTCCGGTCAGTCCGAATACAAGGGAAATTACCGGATAAATGACAGGGATGGTATCCATTACTATCAGTTCCGCTTTATCAAAAACGAAGACTCTGGTATCATTGTTCTGGGATTTTTGAATGTGGACGATGTGGTGGAATCAGAAATCAGGCACCAAAAGCTTCTCAAAGAAGCTCTTGATACTGCCGAACGTGCTAATGCAGAGAAATCCAATTTCCTTTCCCGTATGTCCCACGATATGCGTACGCCGCTGAATGGAATCATTGGTCTGCTGGAAATTGATAAAAAGCACGAAAATGATATCGGATTCCTGAAAAGTAATCGTGAAAAAGCATTCATTTCAGCCAGTCATCTGCTCTCTCTTGTCAATGATGTGCTGGATATGTCCAAGATCGAGGAGGGTGGACTTGTACTCAGCCATGAACCTTTTGATCTGATCAGATATGAAAAAGAGACACAGATGCTGATTGATATGCAGGCACAGAAAAACGGCATTGATTTCACCGTTCATATCGCACCGGAGATATACGAACATCCCTTTGTATACGGCAGCCCTCTGCACCTCCGTCGTGCCATGATGAATATTTACAGTAACTGTATCAAATACAACAGAGAAAATGGGACGATCCATACGGAGATCCATGCTCTCCCTTCCCATGATCATACGCTGGTCTGCAGATGGACGATCTCTGATACGGGAATCGGCATCAGCAAAGAATATCTGGAGAAGATCTTTGAACCCTTTACTCAGGAGAATATGGATGCCCGAAGTGTATATCATGGCACCGGACTGGGTATGAGCATTGCCAAAGCGCTATTTGAACAGATGGGTGGTACCATTGAGATTTCCAGTACTCCGGGTATCGGAAGTACTTTTGTGATCACTTTGCCATTTGAAGAGGCAGAAGAAACGGATATCTCTTCTGAGCCAGAATCTGAGCGAAACTCCATTCAGGGCATAAAGATCCTGCTGGCAGAGGATAATGAAATAAACAGAGAAGTGGCACAGGTACTCCTTGAAGAGGAAGGTGCTGTGGTAACTGCAGTATCCAATGGCAGGGAAGCTGTAAAACTTTTCTCCCGTCACCCCGAGGGGACATTTGATGTGATACTTATGGATATTATGATGCCTCTGATGGACGGATACGAGGCCACACGCCAGATCCGGAAGCTTGACAGGACGGATGCTTCTTCCATTCCCATCATCGCAATGACCGCTAATGCTTTTGCAGAGGATGTACGCCATGCACTGGACTGTGGTATGAACGCACATCTAGCCAAACCACTGGATGTAGAAAAAATGATCCATACGATTGCCTGTTACTGTTCAAGGGTATGCATAAGTCATTGTAAAAAGTGA
- a CDS encoding NADP-dependent isocitrate dehydrogenase, translated as MEKIKMTTPLVEMDGDEMTRILWKMIKDELILPFVDLKTEYYDLGLPNRDATADQVTMDAALANKKYGVSVKCATITPNAQRVEEYKLHEMWKSPNGTIRAVLDGTVFRAPIMIDSIQPVVKNWKKPITIARHAYGDVYKCTEFRIPGAGKAELVFTGADGSQQRATVFDFEGAGVLQGQYNKDDSIRSFARSCFNYALDVKQDLWFGAKDTISKKYDHTFKDIFQETYDAEYKEKFEAAGITYFYSLIDDIVARVIRSEGGFVWACKNYDGDVMSDMVSTAFGSLAMMTSVLVSPDGKYEYEAAHGTVTRHYYKYLKGEKTSTNPMATIFAWSGAFKKRGELDNLPELVHFGEALEAASLQTLNEGIMTKDLCGLAEGITPTAVDSEGFIKAIRERLEAKLA; from the coding sequence ATGGAAAAGATCAAGATGACGACCCCGCTGGTGGAGATGGACGGCGACGAGATGACCCGCATCCTGTGGAAGATGATCAAGGACGAGCTGATCCTCCCCTTTGTGGATCTCAAGACCGAGTACTACGATCTGGGTCTGCCCAACCGCGATGCCACCGCAGATCAGGTGACCATGGATGCCGCTCTTGCGAACAAGAAGTACGGCGTGTCGGTCAAGTGTGCCACCATCACCCCCAACGCCCAGCGCGTGGAGGAGTACAAGCTGCATGAGATGTGGAAGAGCCCCAACGGCACCATCCGCGCCGTGCTGGACGGCACCGTGTTCCGCGCACCCATTATGATCGACAGCATCCAGCCGGTGGTCAAGAACTGGAAAAAGCCCATCACCATCGCCCGCCATGCCTACGGCGATGTGTATAAGTGCACCGAGTTCCGCATTCCCGGTGCAGGCAAGGCCGAGCTGGTGTTCACCGGCGCAGACGGCAGCCAGCAGCGTGCCACCGTCTTTGATTTTGAGGGTGCCGGTGTGCTGCAGGGTCAGTACAACAAGGATGATTCCATCCGCAGCTTTGCCCGCAGCTGCTTCAACTACGCATTGGACGTGAAGCAGGATCTGTGGTTCGGCGCAAAGGATACCATCTCCAAGAAGTACGACCACACCTTCAAGGATATCTTCCAGGAGACCTACGACGCCGAGTACAAGGAAAAGTTTGAAGCTGCCGGCATCACCTATTTCTACAGCCTGATTGACGATATCGTGGCGCGCGTCATCCGCAGCGAGGGCGGCTTTGTCTGGGCCTGCAAGAACTACGATGGCGATGTGATGAGTGATATGGTCTCTACCGCCTTTGGTTCGCTGGCCATGATGACCAGTGTGCTGGTCAGCCCGGACGGCAAGTATGAGTATGAGGCCGCACACGGCACCGTCACCCGTCATTACTATAAGTACCTGAAGGGCGAAAAGACCTCCACTAACCCCATGGCTACCATCTTTGCATGGTCGGGCGCCTTCAAGAAGCGCGGCGAGCTGGACAACCTGCCGGAGCTGGTGCACTTTGGCGAGGCACTGGAAGCCGCAAGCCTGCAGACCCTGAACGAGGGCATCATGACCAAGGACCTGTGCGGTCTGGCAGAGGGCATCACCCCCACCGCCGTGGACAGCGAGGGCTTTATCAAGGCCATCCGTGAGCGTCTGGAAGCTAAGCTGGCATAA
- a CDS encoding AbrB/MazE/SpoVT family DNA-binding domain-containing protein, giving the protein MKSTGIVRGIDSLGRIVLPKELRTSMHLDTDTKLEIFVDGDAIVLKKHRPAGSCDFCGEVDEQAIQFGGYCICTACRRKLSVL; this is encoded by the coding sequence ATGAAAAGCACTGGCATCGTTCGCGGCATTGACTCGCTGGGACGGATCGTTCTGCCGAAGGAGCTGCGCACTAGTATGCACCTCGACACCGACACCAAATTGGAGATCTTTGTGGATGGGGACGCCATCGTCCTGAAAAAGCACCGCCCCGCCGGCAGCTGCGATTTCTGCGGCGAGGTGGACGAGCAGGCCATCCAGTTCGGCGGCTACTGCATCTGCACCGCCTGCCGCCGCAAACTCAGCGTACTGTAA
- a CDS encoding response regulator transcription factor: MANILAVDDNLELCKLIRTALERDGHRVETRQAGRDLTEALCRWADCILLDVMMPGEDGFAVCRRIRSLTEAPILFLSARTDEAAVLEGLGIGADDFLSKPFRVAELRARVAAHLRRQSRTPAHRMVRGGVAFDLTARSASVEGKALPLTRSEYAICEYLALHAGQTFTKEQIYEAVFGIDGTADDTAVTQHIKNIRAKLRAADVPEPEKLLNTVWGVGYRWKSED, translated from the coding sequence GTGGCAAATATTCTGGCCGTGGATGACAATCTGGAGCTCTGCAAGCTGATCCGCACCGCCTTGGAGCGGGACGGACACCGGGTAGAGACGCGGCAGGCGGGCAGAGATCTGACCGAGGCGCTCTGCCGCTGGGCAGACTGCATCCTGCTGGACGTGATGATGCCCGGGGAGGACGGCTTTGCGGTCTGTCGGCGCATCCGCAGCCTGACCGAAGCGCCCATCCTCTTTCTGAGTGCCCGCACCGACGAGGCTGCTGTGTTGGAGGGGCTGGGCATCGGGGCAGACGACTTTTTGTCCAAGCCCTTCCGGGTGGCAGAGCTGCGGGCGCGGGTGGCGGCACATCTGCGGCGGCAGAGCCGCACCCCGGCACACCGGATGGTGCGCGGCGGCGTGGCCTTTGACCTGACCGCCCGGAGTGCGTCGGTGGAGGGGAAGGCGCTGCCGTTGACCCGCTCGGAGTATGCCATCTGCGAGTATCTGGCGCTGCACGCCGGACAGACCTTTACCAAGGAGCAAATTTACGAAGCGGTTTTTGGCATTGACGGCACAGCGGATGACACCGCCGTGACCCAGCACATCAAAAATATCCGGGCAAAGCTGCGGGCGGCGGATGTGCCGGAGCCGGAAAAGCTGCTCAATACCGTATGGGGCGTGGGATACCGATGGAAAAGCGAAGACTGA
- the aroD gene encoding type I 3-dehydroquinate dehydratase, translating into MSCVNIRGCRIGEGCPKVILPIVERTEAAILEKAAQFSTLPADCVEWRADWFEGFQSPAAIARCVQKLRVALRDKLLLVTFRTKAEGGEQALSHPEYLAFLRLILDTDCADLLDIEFFTAGADLPKLVEQAHSAGVAVVCSSHDFAKTPPRAELVSRMVQMQQAGADLPKLAVMPRCRSDVLELLAATAEMADLHPETPVITMSMGALGAVSRLAGEAFGSAMTFANPGQASAPGQVSLDIVNEVLNALHL; encoded by the coding sequence ATGTCCTGTGTCAACATCCGCGGCTGCCGCATCGGGGAGGGCTGCCCCAAGGTCATTCTGCCCATTGTGGAGCGCACCGAAGCTGCTATTCTGGAAAAGGCTGCGCAGTTTTCAACCTTGCCAGCCGATTGTGTGGAATGGCGGGCAGACTGGTTCGAGGGCTTTCAGTCCCCCGCTGCCATTGCCCGCTGCGTACAGAAGCTGCGGGTCGCCCTGCGGGACAAGCTTCTGCTGGTGACCTTCCGCACCAAGGCAGAGGGCGGCGAGCAGGCGCTCTCCCATCCCGAATACCTTGCCTTTCTGCGCCTGATCCTCGACACCGACTGCGCCGACCTGCTGGACATTGAATTCTTCACCGCCGGGGCAGACCTGCCCAAACTGGTGGAGCAGGCGCACTCCGCCGGGGTGGCGGTGGTGTGCTCCAGCCACGATTTTGCCAAGACCCCGCCCCGGGCAGAGCTCGTCTCCCGCATGGTGCAGATGCAGCAGGCCGGAGCCGACCTACCCAAGCTGGCCGTAATGCCCCGGTGCCGCAGCGATGTGCTGGAGCTGCTGGCCGCTACTGCCGAAATGGCCGACCTTCACCCGGAAACGCCGGTCATCACCATGAGCATGGGGGCGCTGGGCGCGGTGAGCCGTCTGGCTGGGGAGGCCTTCGGCTCTGCCATGACCTTTGCCAACCCCGGGCAGGCAAGTGCACCGGGGCAGGTATCGCTGGACATCGTAAATGAAGTGCTGAATGCACTGCATTTGTAA